A single region of the Malus sylvestris chromosome 8, drMalSylv7.2, whole genome shotgun sequence genome encodes:
- the LOC126632837 gene encoding kinesin-like protein KIN-4C isoform X1, which translates to MDSSECVRVAVNVRPLITSELLVGCTDCISVVPGEPQVQIGTHSFTYDYVYGSTGLPSNAVYDDCVAPLVDALFHGYNATVLAYGQTGSGKTYTMGTNYTGEGSNGGIIPKVMESIFKKVETTKDNTEFLIRVSFIEIFKEEVFDLLDPNSSSLPKNEGAAPAKPAPARVPIQIRETVNGGITLAGVTEAEVRTKEEMASYLTRGSLSRATGSTNMNSQSSRSHAIFTITMEQKRISHSVNGANSDDIGDDILCAKLHLVDLAGSERAKRTGADGMRLKEGIHINKGLLALGNVISALGDEKKRKEGGHVPYRDSKLTRLLQDSLGGNSKTVMIACVSPADTNAEETLNTLKYANRARNIHNKAVVNRDPMAAQLQTMRSQIEQLQTELLFYRGDASAPYEELQILKHKVSLLEASNVELRHELQERRVSCEHLKQRALDAQVEKDKLAMIIESARSGKSWDEIDSNSVQDYDLLKGYVSKIQELEGELLCLKNSNNSKHNRFVDCADDGGFRSKNILFPSINDYSSDYDTKAEDISVDEIEDHEKEQKEQEFSSLQEKFDRELKELDKALEQKEAEMKRFTTSDTSVLKLHYEKKVQELEIEKKTLQKEIEALKHNLSNISSTSDDGAQKLKEDYLHKLNVLEGQVSELKKKQDAQAQLLRQKQKSDEAAKRLQDEIQRIKTQKVQLQHKIKQESEQFRLWKASREKEVLQLKKEGRRNEYEMHKLLALNQRQKMVLQRKTEEASMATKRLKELLESRKTSSREISGAGSGHGPAVQALMQAIEHELEVTVRVHEVRSEYDRQMEERARMAKEVAKLKEEAEMSKGTNFSDYPESMSPGARNSRIYALENMLATSSSTLVSMASQLSEAEERERGFTGRGRWNHVRSLADAKNLMNHLFNLASSSRCLLRDKEVAYRERDLEIRDLKEKVVSLSSLLRKSEMQRAELVHQQNQALKKFAMNCSKDADLNNGGHKYDLRKLENRASFIWEDMDTSDSEKSDAEEDGDWVMSRKRPSKKRKSKSGSSSGGGYNESEVKNFGGFKLDASGDGIVSVKKSESGVCCSCSKSSSCKTSKCECRSSAGTCGLSCGCAATKCSNRESASLVVQESAQAEVSEGIRDEIGTDEAEKNQLLVTHGARLLQNALADNSSETTDDGEPRRKALSEIGNTLVKSNAPKPNQRKKWRKSTIQLVTNAPPPSQPEVAEAPRRPDNKGQEASIPMKLPRAMRSAAASNSGNPFRDRNADKPQQSDANKEAGIPAPRSPLRQKRTKDEKENHL; encoded by the exons ATGGATAGTTCGGAATGTGTTCGAGTGGCTGTCAATGTAAGGCCCTTGATTACCTCCGAGCTTCTGGTAGGCTGCACAGATTGCATTTCCGTCGTTCCCGGTGAACCCCAG GTGCAAATTGGGACACATTCGTTCACATACGATTATGTGTATGGTAGCACCGGACTTCCTTCTAATGCGGTGTATGATGATTGTGTTGCTCCGCTCGTTGATGCCCTTTTCCATGGATACAATGCTACTGTACTTGCTTATGGACAG ACGGGTTCCGGGAAGACTTATACAATGGGGACTAACTATACTGGAGAAGGAAGTAATGGTGGAATAATACCCAAAGTGATGGAAAGTATATTCAAGAAAGTTGAGACAACGAAAGATAACACAGAGTTTTTGATCAGGGTATCATTTATTGAG ATATTTAAGGAGGAAGTGTTTGATTTGCTTGACCCAAATTCATCATCACTGCCCAAAAATGAAGGGGCAGCACCTGCAAAGCCTGCGCCGGCAAGAGTGCCTATCCAAATTAGAGAAACGGTGAATGGAGGGATAACTCTTGCTGGTGTCACTGAGGCAGAGGTTAGAACAAAAGAAGAGATGGCGTCATATCTCACTCGTGGATCATTATCTCGTGCTACTGGGAGCACCAATATGAATAGTCAGTCAAG CCGTTCACATGCAATATTTACAATAACAATGGAGCAAAAGAGGATTTCTCACTCTGTGAATGGAGCAAATAGTGACGATATTGGTGATGATATCCTTTGCGCCAAGCTCCATTTAGTGGATTTAGCAGGGTCTGAGCGGGCAAAACGGACAGGTGCTGACGGAATGAGGTTGAAAGAAG GCATTCATATTAACAAGGGTTTACTTGCTCTTGGTAATGTGATAAGTGCCTTGGGAGATGAAAAGAAGCGGAAAGAAGGCGGCCATGTTCCGTATCGTGATAGCAAATTAACACGTTTATTACAG GATTCGCTCGGAGGAAACAGTAAGACTGTGATGATTG CTTGTGTTAGTCCAGCTGACACAAATGCTGAAGAGACGTTAAATACTTTGAAATATGCTAACCGTGCTCGCAACATCCACAATAAGGCAGTT GTCAATCGTGATCCCATGGCAGCTCAGTTGCAAACAATGAGAAGCCAGATTGAACAGTTACAGACTGAACTTTTATTTTATCGTGGCGATGCCAGTGCACCATATGAGGAACTTCAG ATCCTGAAGCACAAAGTATCATTACTCGAAGCAAGCAACGTGGAGTTGAGGCACGAGCTTCAAGAACGTCGAGTTTCATGCGAACACCTAAAGCAACGTGCTCTTGATGCTCAG GTTGAAAAAGATAAACTGGCCATGATAATTGAATCAGCACGAAGTGGTAAATCTTGGGATGAGATTGACTCAAATTCAGTTCAG GATTATGACTTGCTAAAAGGTTACGTGTCAAAAATTCAGGAGTTAGAAGGGGAGTTATTGTGCTTGAAAAactcaaacaactcaaaacacaaTAGATTTGTTGACTGTGCTGATGATGGCGGCTTTCGTTCTAAGAATATTTTATTCCCCTCTATCAATGACTATTCATCTGATTATGATACTAAAGCTGAGGATATTTCAG TAGATGAGATTGAAGATCATGAAAAGGAGCAAAAGGAGCAAGAATTTTCTTCTCTTCAAGAAAAATTTGATAGGGAGCTCAAAGAATTGGACAAAGCTCTTGAACAGAAGGAG GCTGAGATGAAGCGGTTTACTACTTCTGATACCTCGGTTCTTAAACTACATTATGAGAAGAAAGTTCAGGAGttagaaattgaaaagaaaacattGCAG AAAGAGATTGAGGCGTTGAAACACAATCTTTCCAATATATCATCTACTTCTGATGATGGTGCTCAAAAGTTGAAGGAAGATTATCTACACAAGTTGAATGTCCTTGAAGGGCAG GTTTCTGAGCTAAAAAAGAAGCAAgatgctcaagctcaactattgagacaaaaacaaaaaagtgatgAGGCTGCAAAGCGACTTCAGGATGAGATACAGAGAATAAAGACTCAGAAG gTTCAACTACAACACAAGATTAAACAAGAGTCTGAGCAGTTCAGATTATGGAAAGCATCACGAGAAAAAGAAGTTCTTCAG CTTAAGAAAGAGGGGAGGAGGAATGAGTATGAAATGCATAAACTATTAGCTTTGAATCAGAGGCAAAAAATG GTTTTGCAACGGAAGACAGAAGAAGCTTCTATGGCCACAAAAAGGCTAAAAGAGCTTTTAGAATCGCGAAAGACTTCTTCACGTGAAATTTCTG GAGCTGGCAGTGGACATGGTCCTGCAGTTCAG GCCTTGATGCAGGCAATTGAACATGAGCTTGAAGTCACAGTTCGGGTGCATGAAGTACGATCTGAGTATGACCGTCAAATGGAAGA GCGGGCTAGGATGGCCAAGGAGGTCGCAAAGCTaaaagaagaagcagaaatGTCAAAAGGAACTAATTTCAG TGATTACCCCGAATCAATGTCTCCTGGTGCGAGAAATTCAAGGATTTATGCACTTGAAAACATGCTTGCTACTTCATCTAGCACCCTGGTTTCTATGGCATCACAATTGTCAGAAGCAGAAGAGCGCGAGCGGGGTTTTACTGGGAGGGGACGCTGGAACCATGTTCGGTCTCTTGCTGATGCAAAAAATTTGATGAATCATTTGTTCAATTTAGCTTCTTCCTCCAG GTGTTTGTTACGAGATAAAGAAGTTGCATACAGAGAGAGGGATTTGGAAATAAGAGATTTGAAGGAAAAAGTTGTAAGCCTGAGTAGTTTGCTTAGAAAATCAGAGATGCAGAGGGCTGAACTTGTTCATCAG CAGAATCAGGCGTTGAAGAAATTTGCCATGAACTGTTCTAAGGATGCGGACCTAAACAATGGTGGACACAAGTATGATTTGCGCAAGTTG GAAAACCGGGCTTCATTTATCTGGGAGGATATGGATACGTCTGATTCAGAAAAATCTGATGCGGAGGAGGATGGCGACTGGGTAATGTCAAGAAAACGACCATCTAAAAAGCGAAAATCCAAAAGTGGAAGTTCAAGTGGGGGAGGATATAATGAGTCAGAAGTTAAGAATTTTGGAGGCTTCAAATTAGACGCTTCAGGTGATGGGATTGTGTCTGTGAAGAAAAGTGAATCAGGCGTATGCTGCTCTTGCAGCAAAAGCTCATCATGCAAAACTAGCAAATGTGAATGCCGGTCTTCCGCAGGCACTTGTGGGTTATCATGTGGCTGTGCGGCTACAAAGTGTTCAAATAGAGAATCAGCTTCACTTGTGGTGCAAGAATCTGCACAAGCGGAGGTGTCTGAAGGGATTAGAGATGAGATCGGGACTGATGAAGCAGAGAAGAATCAGCTTCTTGTTACTCATGGTGCAAGGTTGCTTCAGAATGCATTAGCTGATAACTCTAGTGAGACAACTGATGATGGTGAACCAAGAAGGAAGGCTCTTTCCGAAATTGGAAATACGTTG GTCAAATCCAACGCACCAAAGCCTAACCAGAGAAAGAAGTGGCGAAAATCCACAATTCAACTTGTTACAAATGCTCCGCCTCCCTCGCAGCCAGAAGTTGCTGAAGCACCTCGAAGGCCAGATAACAAAGGACAAGAGGCAAGCATCCCTATGAAGCTACCAAGGGCCATGCGATCAGCTGCTGCATCAAACAGCGGCAACCCATTTAGAGACAGGAATGCCGATAAACCACAGCAATCGGATGCCAACAAGGAAGCTGGAATTCCCGCACCAAGAAGTCCTCTCCGGCAGAAGAGAACAAAAGATGAGAAGGAAAACCACCTTTGA
- the LOC126632837 gene encoding kinesin-like protein KIN-4C isoform X2: protein MDSSECVRVAVNVRPLITSELLVGCTDCISVVPGEPQVQIGTHSFTYDYVYGSTGLPSNAVYDDCVAPLVDALFHGYNATVLAYGQTGSGKTYTMGTNYTGEGSNGGIIPKVMESIFKKVETTKDNTEFLIRVSFIEIFKEEVFDLLDPNSSSLPKNEGAAPAKPAPARVPIQIRETVNGGITLAGVTEAEVRTKEEMASYLTRGSLSRATGSTNMNSQSSRSHAIFTITMEQKRISHSVNGANSDDIGDDILCAKLHLVDLAGSERAKRTGADGMRLKEGIHINKGLLALGNVISALGDEKKRKEGGHVPYRDSKLTRLLQDSLGGNSKTVMIACVSPADTNAEETLNTLKYANRARNIHNKAVVNRDPMAAQLQTMRSQIEQLQTELLFYRGDASAPYEELQILKHKVSLLEASNVELRHELQERRVSCEHLKQRALDAQVEKDKLAMIIESARSGKSWDEIDSNSVQDYDLLKGYVSKIQELEGELLCLKNSNNSKHNRFVDCADDGGFRSKNILFPSINDYSSDYDTKAEDISVDEIEDHEKEQKEQEFSSLQEKFDRELKELDKALEQKEAEMKRFTTSDTSVLKLHYEKKVQELEIEKKTLQKEIEALKHNLSNISSTSDDGAQKLKEDYLHKLNVLEGQVSELKKKQDAQAQLLRQKQKSDEAAKRLQDEIQRIKTQKVQLQHKIKQESEQFRLWKASREKEVLQLKKEGRRNEYEMHKLLALNQRQKMVLQRKTEEASMATKRLKELLESRKTSSREISGAGSGHGPAVQALMQAIEHELEVTVRVHEVRSEYDRQMEERARMAKEVAKLKEEAEMSKGTNFSDYPESMSPGARNSRIYALENMLATSSSTLVSMASQLSEAEERERGFTGRGRWNHVRSLADAKNLMNHLFNLASSSRCLLRDKEVAYRERDLEIRDLKEKVVSLSSLLRKSEMQRAELVHQNQALKKFAMNCSKDADLNNGGHKYDLRKLENRASFIWEDMDTSDSEKSDAEEDGDWVMSRKRPSKKRKSKSGSSSGGGYNESEVKNFGGFKLDASGDGIVSVKKSESGVCCSCSKSSSCKTSKCECRSSAGTCGLSCGCAATKCSNRESASLVVQESAQAEVSEGIRDEIGTDEAEKNQLLVTHGARLLQNALADNSSETTDDGEPRRKALSEIGNTLVKSNAPKPNQRKKWRKSTIQLVTNAPPPSQPEVAEAPRRPDNKGQEASIPMKLPRAMRSAAASNSGNPFRDRNADKPQQSDANKEAGIPAPRSPLRQKRTKDEKENHL from the exons ATGGATAGTTCGGAATGTGTTCGAGTGGCTGTCAATGTAAGGCCCTTGATTACCTCCGAGCTTCTGGTAGGCTGCACAGATTGCATTTCCGTCGTTCCCGGTGAACCCCAG GTGCAAATTGGGACACATTCGTTCACATACGATTATGTGTATGGTAGCACCGGACTTCCTTCTAATGCGGTGTATGATGATTGTGTTGCTCCGCTCGTTGATGCCCTTTTCCATGGATACAATGCTACTGTACTTGCTTATGGACAG ACGGGTTCCGGGAAGACTTATACAATGGGGACTAACTATACTGGAGAAGGAAGTAATGGTGGAATAATACCCAAAGTGATGGAAAGTATATTCAAGAAAGTTGAGACAACGAAAGATAACACAGAGTTTTTGATCAGGGTATCATTTATTGAG ATATTTAAGGAGGAAGTGTTTGATTTGCTTGACCCAAATTCATCATCACTGCCCAAAAATGAAGGGGCAGCACCTGCAAAGCCTGCGCCGGCAAGAGTGCCTATCCAAATTAGAGAAACGGTGAATGGAGGGATAACTCTTGCTGGTGTCACTGAGGCAGAGGTTAGAACAAAAGAAGAGATGGCGTCATATCTCACTCGTGGATCATTATCTCGTGCTACTGGGAGCACCAATATGAATAGTCAGTCAAG CCGTTCACATGCAATATTTACAATAACAATGGAGCAAAAGAGGATTTCTCACTCTGTGAATGGAGCAAATAGTGACGATATTGGTGATGATATCCTTTGCGCCAAGCTCCATTTAGTGGATTTAGCAGGGTCTGAGCGGGCAAAACGGACAGGTGCTGACGGAATGAGGTTGAAAGAAG GCATTCATATTAACAAGGGTTTACTTGCTCTTGGTAATGTGATAAGTGCCTTGGGAGATGAAAAGAAGCGGAAAGAAGGCGGCCATGTTCCGTATCGTGATAGCAAATTAACACGTTTATTACAG GATTCGCTCGGAGGAAACAGTAAGACTGTGATGATTG CTTGTGTTAGTCCAGCTGACACAAATGCTGAAGAGACGTTAAATACTTTGAAATATGCTAACCGTGCTCGCAACATCCACAATAAGGCAGTT GTCAATCGTGATCCCATGGCAGCTCAGTTGCAAACAATGAGAAGCCAGATTGAACAGTTACAGACTGAACTTTTATTTTATCGTGGCGATGCCAGTGCACCATATGAGGAACTTCAG ATCCTGAAGCACAAAGTATCATTACTCGAAGCAAGCAACGTGGAGTTGAGGCACGAGCTTCAAGAACGTCGAGTTTCATGCGAACACCTAAAGCAACGTGCTCTTGATGCTCAG GTTGAAAAAGATAAACTGGCCATGATAATTGAATCAGCACGAAGTGGTAAATCTTGGGATGAGATTGACTCAAATTCAGTTCAG GATTATGACTTGCTAAAAGGTTACGTGTCAAAAATTCAGGAGTTAGAAGGGGAGTTATTGTGCTTGAAAAactcaaacaactcaaaacacaaTAGATTTGTTGACTGTGCTGATGATGGCGGCTTTCGTTCTAAGAATATTTTATTCCCCTCTATCAATGACTATTCATCTGATTATGATACTAAAGCTGAGGATATTTCAG TAGATGAGATTGAAGATCATGAAAAGGAGCAAAAGGAGCAAGAATTTTCTTCTCTTCAAGAAAAATTTGATAGGGAGCTCAAAGAATTGGACAAAGCTCTTGAACAGAAGGAG GCTGAGATGAAGCGGTTTACTACTTCTGATACCTCGGTTCTTAAACTACATTATGAGAAGAAAGTTCAGGAGttagaaattgaaaagaaaacattGCAG AAAGAGATTGAGGCGTTGAAACACAATCTTTCCAATATATCATCTACTTCTGATGATGGTGCTCAAAAGTTGAAGGAAGATTATCTACACAAGTTGAATGTCCTTGAAGGGCAG GTTTCTGAGCTAAAAAAGAAGCAAgatgctcaagctcaactattgagacaaaaacaaaaaagtgatgAGGCTGCAAAGCGACTTCAGGATGAGATACAGAGAATAAAGACTCAGAAG gTTCAACTACAACACAAGATTAAACAAGAGTCTGAGCAGTTCAGATTATGGAAAGCATCACGAGAAAAAGAAGTTCTTCAG CTTAAGAAAGAGGGGAGGAGGAATGAGTATGAAATGCATAAACTATTAGCTTTGAATCAGAGGCAAAAAATG GTTTTGCAACGGAAGACAGAAGAAGCTTCTATGGCCACAAAAAGGCTAAAAGAGCTTTTAGAATCGCGAAAGACTTCTTCACGTGAAATTTCTG GAGCTGGCAGTGGACATGGTCCTGCAGTTCAG GCCTTGATGCAGGCAATTGAACATGAGCTTGAAGTCACAGTTCGGGTGCATGAAGTACGATCTGAGTATGACCGTCAAATGGAAGA GCGGGCTAGGATGGCCAAGGAGGTCGCAAAGCTaaaagaagaagcagaaatGTCAAAAGGAACTAATTTCAG TGATTACCCCGAATCAATGTCTCCTGGTGCGAGAAATTCAAGGATTTATGCACTTGAAAACATGCTTGCTACTTCATCTAGCACCCTGGTTTCTATGGCATCACAATTGTCAGAAGCAGAAGAGCGCGAGCGGGGTTTTACTGGGAGGGGACGCTGGAACCATGTTCGGTCTCTTGCTGATGCAAAAAATTTGATGAATCATTTGTTCAATTTAGCTTCTTCCTCCAG GTGTTTGTTACGAGATAAAGAAGTTGCATACAGAGAGAGGGATTTGGAAATAAGAGATTTGAAGGAAAAAGTTGTAAGCCTGAGTAGTTTGCTTAGAAAATCAGAGATGCAGAGGGCTGAACTTGTTCATCAG AATCAGGCGTTGAAGAAATTTGCCATGAACTGTTCTAAGGATGCGGACCTAAACAATGGTGGACACAAGTATGATTTGCGCAAGTTG GAAAACCGGGCTTCATTTATCTGGGAGGATATGGATACGTCTGATTCAGAAAAATCTGATGCGGAGGAGGATGGCGACTGGGTAATGTCAAGAAAACGACCATCTAAAAAGCGAAAATCCAAAAGTGGAAGTTCAAGTGGGGGAGGATATAATGAGTCAGAAGTTAAGAATTTTGGAGGCTTCAAATTAGACGCTTCAGGTGATGGGATTGTGTCTGTGAAGAAAAGTGAATCAGGCGTATGCTGCTCTTGCAGCAAAAGCTCATCATGCAAAACTAGCAAATGTGAATGCCGGTCTTCCGCAGGCACTTGTGGGTTATCATGTGGCTGTGCGGCTACAAAGTGTTCAAATAGAGAATCAGCTTCACTTGTGGTGCAAGAATCTGCACAAGCGGAGGTGTCTGAAGGGATTAGAGATGAGATCGGGACTGATGAAGCAGAGAAGAATCAGCTTCTTGTTACTCATGGTGCAAGGTTGCTTCAGAATGCATTAGCTGATAACTCTAGTGAGACAACTGATGATGGTGAACCAAGAAGGAAGGCTCTTTCCGAAATTGGAAATACGTTG GTCAAATCCAACGCACCAAAGCCTAACCAGAGAAAGAAGTGGCGAAAATCCACAATTCAACTTGTTACAAATGCTCCGCCTCCCTCGCAGCCAGAAGTTGCTGAAGCACCTCGAAGGCCAGATAACAAAGGACAAGAGGCAAGCATCCCTATGAAGCTACCAAGGGCCATGCGATCAGCTGCTGCATCAAACAGCGGCAACCCATTTAGAGACAGGAATGCCGATAAACCACAGCAATCGGATGCCAACAAGGAAGCTGGAATTCCCGCACCAAGAAGTCCTCTCCGGCAGAAGAGAACAAAAGATGAGAAGGAAAACCACCTTTGA